A single region of the Ptychodera flava strain L36383 chromosome 9, AS_Pfla_20210202, whole genome shotgun sequence genome encodes:
- the LOC139140171 gene encoding annexin A4-like has protein sequence MGCGSSTSAVAQRPTHAGLGTTNLRVGLNGPIQVASQPWAPKGAPAIYHGTVRPRMNFNATESAERLRDAMAGLGTKDDQLIQEITAVTNLQRQEIKIAYGQKYGRDLIQDIKSEISGDYEKTVLHLMKPSPEFDAWLLNETMAGLGTDEDILLEILCLRTKEQLMQIRQAYHQVYGKPVEEDIRGDTSGDFKKLLLALLEGNRDDPHIVIEAFARADARTMYEEGEGRLGTDDDKFIEIFTTRSWGQLAAATFMYEKLYNKPIEQMLNSEFSRDMLAALKKMVVFARCRASYFAERLYAAMKGLGTDDDSLQRIIISRCEVDLLEIKEAFRQMYGLPLSKMIRDDTSYKYQEVLLALIN, from the exons ATGGGATGTGGATCGTCAACAAGTGCCGTCGCTCAACGTCCGACGCACGCAGGGTTGGGAACGACGAATCTACGAGTAGGTCTGAACGGCCCCATTCAGGTGGCATCCCAGCCTTGGGCTCCGAAGGGCGCACCG GCAATTTATCATGGAACAGTCAGACCCCGGATGAACTTTAACGCCACGGAATCAGCTGAGAGATTACGTGACGCGATGGCTGGACTTG GTACCAAAGACGACCAGCTCATCCAAGAAATCACAGCAGTTACAAATCTTCAGAGACAAGAGATAAAAATAGCCTACGGTCAAAAATACGGCAGG GATTTGATTCAGGACATCAAGAGTGAGATCAGCGGTGATTATGAGAAAACGGTTCTTCATTTGATGAAGCCGAGTCCGGAATTCGATGCTTGGCTCCTCAATGAAACCATGGCC GGCCTTGGCACGGACGAAGACATCTTGCTGGAAATTCTCTGTCTAAGAACGAAGGAACAGTTGATGCAAATACGACAGGCGTACCACCAGG TCTACGGCAAGCCGGTGGAGGAGGATATAAGGGGCGACACCAGCGGCGACTTCAAGAAATTGCTACTGGCTTTGTTGGAG GGAAACAGAGATGATCCACACATAGTTATAGAAGCGTTTGCGAGAGCAGATGCCAGAACTATGTATGAG GAAGGTGAGGGAAGATTGGGTACTGATGACGATAAGTTCATTGAAATTTTCACGACTCGCAGCTGGGGTCAGTTGGCGGCGGCGACCTTCATGTACGAAAAG TTGTACAACAAACCGATTGAACAGATGCTTAATAGTGAGTTCTCGCGAGACATGTTGGCTGCACTGAAGAAAATGG TGGTATTTGCCCGTTGTCGAGCGTCATACTTCGCCGAGAGGCTCTACGCCGCCATGAAAGGTCTGGGAACGGACGATGACAGTTTACAGAGAATCATCATCTCCAGATGTGAG GTGGATTTGTTGGAAATAAAAGAAGCCTTCCGTCAGATGTACGGCTTACCGCTGAGTAAAATGATCCGAGATGACACCAGTTACAAATACCAAGAAGTTCTTCTAGCGCTTATAAACTAA
- the LOC139140170 gene encoding uncharacterized protein, giving the protein MASVKKVLILCAKKMDSVVFSALDQLPSEERENYSFLYSYLEDGVDIDEYTEQCIEMVKQQDVDAVLSASDFASLVHAAISQTFPHIRGPSVESVFLTCHKHYSRELIGSDVQQVRSIVLDLDQNLGDIMRKAIEFYERSGGVCCLKPAMGEASVGVYKITDTEELEAAVISLKKDKHLNYVSDRFLKKWLDIKSYPHSLSHCAMLEEFIDASEIVSTSCYVRHGQVVSMELCDWLFHKHSPREGAKSFLGGLIPSTVANDNERAGELWEATDLITKKLIDKGFDNQLINYEFFPLPNGKFTFLELNGRVDHDIGPVREQVFENGGLMQLILRLANGEDIQEPVLRDGVVGLCGFVDTYSSGTAESILDFDQISKIPEVATRCVPDDHISVGDDMFGAVVASTSLVGRTFKEVKQKHYDICRKILKKPEFSSWGKRYHEIDDLSSSD; this is encoded by the exons ATGGCGTCCGTAAAGAAAGTACTTATATTGTGTGCGAAGAAAATGGATAGCGTGGTCTTTAGTGCACTGGATCAACTTCCAAGCGAAGAACGCGAGAATTATTCGTTTTTGTATTCCTACTTGGAAGATGGcgttgacatcgatgaatacaCCGAGCAGTGCATTGAAATGGTAAAACAACAAGATGTGGACGCAGTGTTAAGTGCCAGTGATTTCGCGTCTCTTGTACACGCTGCTATTTCGCAAACTTTTCCCCATATCCGAGGTCCTTCTGTGGAGTCCGTTTTCCTGACTTGCCACAAGCACTACAGTAGAGAGCTGATCGGAAGTGACGTACAGCAGGTAAGATCTATTGTTTTGGATTTGGATCAGAACCTGGGAGATATCATGAGAAAAGCGATAGAATTTTACGAGAGGAGTGGAGGAGTTTGTTGCTTGAAACCTGCGATGGGCGAAGCTTCCGTTGGCGTGTACAAGATCACCGACACAGAAGAACTCGAAGCTGCAGTGATCAGCCTGAAGAAAGATAAGCATTTGAATTACGTTTCAGACAGATTCTTGAAAAAGTGGCTAGATATCAAGAGCTATCCACACAGCCTTTCACATTGTGCAATGTTGGAAGAATTCATTGATGCTTCGGAAATTGTGTCCACAAGCTGCTACGTGCGACATGGTCAAGTGGTGTCCATGGAATTGTGCGATTGGCTATTTCATAAACATTCGCCACGAGAGGGCGCAAAATCTTTCCTCGGTGGCCTCATCCCTTCAACTGTTGCCAACGACAACGAGAGAGCAGGTGAGCTGTGGGAGGCCACGGATCTCATCACAAAGAAACTTATTGACAAGGGTTTTGATAATCAGCTTATAAACTATGAATTCTTTCCTCTTCCAAACGGGAAGTTTACCTTTCTTGAGCTGAATGGTAGGGTTGACCATGACATTGGACCTGTTCGTGAACAGGTGTTCGAAAATGGTGGTCTAATGCAGCTCATCCTGAGACTCGCCAACGGTGAAGATATCCAGGAACCTGTGCTCCGTGATGGCGTCGTCGGACTGTGCGGATTCGTTGATACGTACTCTTCTGGCACTGCGGAGAGCATCCTTGATTTTGATCAGATCAGCAAAATCCCAGAAGTCGCTACGCGATGTGTCCCGGATGACCACATATCGGTGGGCGATGATATGTTCGGTGCTGTGGTGGCCTCCACCAGCCTGGTTGGACGCACGTTTAAAG AAGTGAAACAGAAACATTACGACATctgccgaaaaattttaaagaaaCCGGAGTTCTCTTCGTGGGGTAAACGCTACCATGAAATAGACGACCTGTCTTCATCCGATTAG
- the LOC139140172 gene encoding uncharacterized protein, giving the protein MSSVKKVLVLCARKLDRLVFADLDQLPSEEREKYSFLYFYLEDGVDIDEYTEQCIEMVKQQDVDAVLSASDFASLVHAAISQTFPHIRGPSVESVFLTCHKHYSRELIGSDVQQVRSIVLDLDQNLGDIMRKATEFYERSGGVCCLKPAMGEASTAVYKVTNTEELKAAVTSLKKDRRLKYISESFLKKWLDVKLYPYSLSHCAMMEEFIDASRTVVTTCYVQNDQVAHASVTDWVFHENPPREGAKSFAGGITPSPVTKDSGRAGKLWEATDIIVKKLIQKGFNDQFIDFEFFPLPNGDFTLLEFNGRIQHDIGPVHRQVFENGDLMQIFLKLVNGENIQKPIQRQGVVGFCGYVDTYCSGKGDDILDFGEVCKIPEVTARCSPDDFISVGEIMCGPLVASTALTGSSFEELRRKHYDICRRILKKPEFSSLEKGCQEMHGPSSSKSRQSQQSDL; this is encoded by the exons ATGTCATCGGTCAAGAAAGTCCTCGTATTGTGTGCCAGAAAACTGGACCGGCTGGTCTTTGCTGATCTGGATCAACTTCCAAGCGAAGAACGTGAGAAATAttcgtttttgtatttctacttGGAAGATGGcgttgacatcgatgaatacaCCGAGCAGTGTATTGAAATGGTAAAACAACAAGATGTAGATGCAGTGTTAAGTGCCAGTGACTTCGCGTCTCTTGTACACGCTGCTATTTCGCAAACTTTTCCCCATATCCGAGGTCCTTCTGTGGAGTCCGTTTTCCTGACTTGCCACAAGCACTACAGTAGAGAGCTGATCGGAAGTGACGTACAGCAGGTAAGATCTATTGTTTTGGATTTGGATCAGAACCTGGGAGATATCATGAGAAAAGCGACAGAATTTTACGAGAGGAGTGGAGGAGTTTGTTGTTTGAAACCTGCGATGGGAGAGGCTTCCACAGCTGTTTATAAGGTCACAAACACAGAAGAACTTAAAGCCGCTGTAACCAGCCTGAAGAAGGACAGACGTTTAAAGTATATTTCAGAGAGTTTCTTGAAAAAGTGGCTGGATGTCAAACTATATCCATACAGCCTTTCTCATTGTGCAATGATGGAAGAATTCATCGATGCTTCGAGAACCGTTGTAACAACTTGTTACGTGCAAAACGATCAAGTGGCGCACGCAAGTGTGACTGATTGGGTGTTTCATGAGAATCCGCCACGAGAGGGCGCCAAATCTTTCGCCGGCGGCATCACCCCTTCACCTGTAACCAAAGACAGCGGAAGGGCTGGTAAACTGTGGGAGGCCACTGATATCATTGTGAAGAAGTTAATTCAAAAGGGATTCAACGATCAGTTCATCGACTTCGAGTTCTTCCCTTTACCCAACGGAGACTTTACTTTACTGGAATTCAACGGCCGGATACAACACGACATCGGTCCCGTCCATCGACAGGTGTTCGAGAATGGTGATTTGATGCAGATTTTCCTGAAACTCGTCAACGGTGAAAATATACAGAAACCCATCCAGCGTCAGGGAGTGGTCGGTTTCTGCGGTTACGTAGATACATACTGTTCTGGTAAGGGAGACGATATCTTAGATTTTGGTGAAGTTTGTAAAATCCCAGAGGTCACTGCACGATGCTCCCCGGATGACTTCATATCTGTTGGTGAGATCATGTGTGGTCCGTTGGTGGCGTCAACAGCTTTGACTGGGAGCTCATTCGAAG AACTGAGGCGGAAGCATTACGACATTTGTCGAAGAATTTTAAAGAAACCGGAGTTCTCGTCGTTGGAAAAAGGCTGTCAAGAAATGCATGGCCCGTCTTCGTCCAAGTCGAGACAGTCGCAACAATCTGATttataa